A genomic region of Methanosarcina thermophila TM-1 contains the following coding sequences:
- a CDS encoding acyltransferase family protein, whose translation MKNKIIAFDFLRALAIAMIIPAHLSNFLSSTYSKLALYAVDPYVANMGLGLFIFMSGYLLYFNNHSIRSFQNILSFYRKRLLRIFPLYWAAIAAFTLVFFIFAPKLNSGFVYPNAEQVFTFHNIIVHILGLQIFLAPAYASPMLTLYFVGLIIVFYAVYPLIIMLSKSSKQLLLYSSLVFLGFLLISRSFNIIEHRFFMFFPVFIFGILTCKEGLFEKSITSILKIPFVKIFLAALPIIFVLIIVLGSRVTLLLDPKVSLTITSAGSGTIGSSTVVSMLESVANSLGLGYVTLKFIIDTVLLNVFIITFCILEYGFAMKFIDKLSNSWNSALTYIATASYCIYLFHRPFLALWNTATNFISNPFLHDAIVIFVALPLLLFVSYHLQILELNLKKSFSHKKVPHRDFSLTDSTIDSGKLASNRSKTGRRSKL comes from the coding sequence ATGAAAAACAAAATAATCGCATTTGACTTTCTCAGGGCTTTAGCAATAGCAATGATCATCCCGGCTCACTTAAGTAACTTTTTGTCTTCTACTTACAGCAAGTTAGCCCTTTACGCGGTTGACCCTTATGTCGCAAACATGGGTCTGGGACTTTTTATATTCATGAGTGGGTACTTGCTATACTTTAATAATCACTCAATACGTTCATTCCAGAATATATTGTCTTTCTACAGGAAAAGACTTCTGAGGATTTTCCCTCTTTACTGGGCTGCTATTGCCGCTTTTACACTTGTATTCTTTATATTTGCCCCGAAGTTAAACTCAGGCTTTGTATACCCTAATGCTGAGCAAGTGTTTACTTTTCATAATATAATAGTGCATATACTGGGACTGCAGATTTTCCTTGCGCCTGCTTATGCATCTCCTATGCTGACACTGTACTTTGTAGGTCTGATTATTGTCTTTTATGCGGTTTATCCATTGATAATAATGCTTTCAAAGAGTTCAAAGCAGCTGTTACTTTATTCTTCTCTAGTGTTCCTCGGGTTTTTATTAATCTCAAGGAGTTTTAACATTATTGAACACCGTTTTTTTATGTTTTTCCCTGTATTTATATTTGGAATTCTTACCTGTAAAGAGGGTCTATTTGAAAAGTCAATTACATCTATCTTGAAGATTCCCTTTGTCAAGATATTCCTGGCAGCCCTTCCTATTATATTCGTACTGATTATTGTTCTGGGCTCAAGAGTGACCCTACTCCTCGACCCCAAGGTTTCGTTAACCATTACGTCAGCAGGCAGCGGCACGATTGGTTCTTCAACAGTTGTATCGATGCTGGAAAGCGTTGCAAACTCTCTGGGTCTGGGGTACGTTACTCTGAAATTTATCATCGACACTGTACTTCTTAATGTTTTCATAATTACTTTCTGTATTCTGGAGTACGGGTTTGCAATGAAATTCATTGATAAATTATCAAACTCCTGGAATTCTGCCCTTACGTATATCGCTACAGCTTCATATTGCATTTACCTCTTCCACAGACCTTTCTTGGCACTCTGGAATACGGCTACAAACTTTATAAGCAATCCATTCTTGCACGATGCCATCGTAATTTTTGTAGCTTTACCCCTCCTGCTTTTTGTCTCGTACCACCTCCAGATTCTTGAATTAAATCTGAAGAAATCCTTCTCACACAAAAAAGTCCCTCACAGGGATTTCTCCCTTACAGACTCCACAATCGACTCCGGCAAGTTAGCAAGTAACCGGTCGAAAACTGGAAGAAGATCGAAGCTTTAA
- a CDS encoding peptidylprolyl isomerase — MAIQKGDFIKLNYTGKFEDGRIFDTTDEDLAKKEDIFNPRGLYGGDVVIVGAGHTIEGLDEDLEGKEVGYSGTVVIPPEKAFGPSNPKLIETISITKLKDRNVRPGLAVEVDGRRGIVTRVIGRRVTVDFNSPLAGKTVTYDYTIEKVLETDIEKIQGLLALYTGLRDLEVETADGVAKIYIPTGLTFNQRWLMAKNRVASELIKYAGFKEVQFIEKVTAEPEAEVPAEPEAETKAEAETKAEAEPETEPEPEVETGGSSESEA; from the coding sequence ATGGCAATCCAAAAAGGCGACTTTATAAAGTTGAACTACACAGGTAAGTTCGAAGATGGCAGGATTTTCGACACAACAGACGAAGATCTTGCAAAAAAAGAAGATATTTTTAACCCGCGTGGACTTTACGGCGGAGACGTTGTTATTGTCGGGGCAGGTCATACTATTGAAGGCCTTGATGAGGATCTTGAAGGAAAGGAAGTCGGTTACAGTGGGACCGTTGTAATCCCTCCGGAAAAAGCCTTTGGCCCAAGCAACCCCAAACTTATAGAGACAATTTCCATTACAAAACTAAAAGACCGTAACGTCCGCCCTGGCCTTGCAGTTGAGGTAGATGGCAGGAGAGGTATTGTCACCAGGGTTATAGGCCGCAGGGTAACTGTAGACTTTAACAGCCCTCTCGCAGGCAAGACTGTTACTTATGATTATACTATCGAAAAGGTTCTTGAGACCGACATTGAAAAAATTCAGGGCTTGCTCGCCCTCTATACCGGCTTGAGGGATCTGGAAGTTGAAACAGCAGACGGCGTCGCAAAAATCTACATCCCTACTGGCCTGACCTTTAACCAGCGCTGGCTCATGGCAAAGAACAGAGTCGCATCCGAACTCATTAAATACGCCGGCTTTAAGGAAGTCCAGTTCATTGAAAAGGTGACTGCTGAACCTGAAGCTGAAGTACCCGCCGAGCCCGAAGCTGAAACCAAAGCTGAAGCTGAAACCAAAGCTGAAGCTGAGCCCGAAACTGAACCAGAGCCCGAAGTTGAAACCGGCGGATCCTCAGAATCTGAAGCCTGA
- the nikR gene encoding nickel-responsive transcriptional regulator NikR, which yields MEKKLMRIGISLPRELLDKFDKTLLKRGYSSRSEGIRDSIRIYNQHYEWMQQIRGRRVATISIVYDCSKTGVSNELAEIQHENMDLINSSVRFHIEPNSCFEVIILQGEGEKIVELAEKILSLKGVKHSRLMTVPIEKIEKTS from the coding sequence ATGGAAAAGAAGCTCATGAGAATAGGAATTTCCCTGCCCAGGGAACTTCTGGACAAATTTGATAAAACTCTTCTGAAGAGAGGTTATTCATCTCGGTCTGAAGGAATAAGGGATTCCATAAGGATATACAACCAGCACTATGAGTGGATGCAGCAGATAAGGGGCAGAAGAGTTGCAACGATTTCGATTGTATACGATTGCTCAAAAACAGGGGTATCGAACGAGCTGGCAGAAATTCAACATGAAAACATGGATCTGATAAACTCCTCAGTACGTTTCCATATTGAGCCAAACTCCTGTTTTGAAGTGATAATTTTGCAGGGCGAAGGGGAGAAAATTGTAGAGCTGGCTGAAAAAATCTTAAGTTTAAAAGGAGTGAAGCACTCCAGACTAATGACTGTCCCTATAGAAAAAATTGAAAAGACGTCTTAA
- a CDS encoding GNAT family N-acetyltransferase: MDLTKVHFTLNVYLISFERLVRDIISTLCIRKWRQVEKENVVSIEDSMLPEIIRIQAEGFETKSRNGIRRYSKRLRKIFYVVLDQDRVVGYCIYYIKPVLSLKGIKKKSVIYSISIDKEFRRKGYGEKLLRESAREMGVNGITSILLYVNVNNIPAIKLYEKVGFKTTNEIKDICGLKETCYEMELKIL, encoded by the coding sequence ATGGATCTGACAAAAGTTCATTTCACTTTAAATGTGTATCTGATTAGTTTTGAGAGATTGGTGCGGGATATTATTTCCACTTTATGCATAAGGAAATGGAGACAGGTAGAAAAAGAAAATGTTGTATCTATAGAGGATTCCATGCTTCCTGAGATTATCCGAATTCAGGCAGAAGGCTTTGAGACTAAAAGCCGTAATGGTATCAGGCGATACTCAAAACGACTGAGGAAAATCTTTTACGTGGTACTGGACCAGGACAGAGTTGTAGGTTACTGCATATATTATATAAAGCCTGTCCTGTCTCTAAAGGGAATTAAGAAAAAGTCTGTAATTTACTCAATTTCAATTGATAAGGAATTTAGAAGAAAAGGTTATGGTGAAAAACTCTTAAGAGAAAGTGCCAGAGAAATGGGAGTAAATGGAATAACTTCAATTCTTTTATATGTCAACGTAAATAATATTCCTGCTATAAAGTTATACGAAAAAGTAGGCTTCAAGACGACTAATGAAATAAAAGACATATGCGGACTTAAAGAGACATGTTATGAGATGGAATTGAAAATTCTTTAA
- a CDS encoding GNAT family N-acetyltransferase: MDLTKIHTRSVIYFFKRLLQDTAGSLLVKQWKLIEKKDIVSFEDSMLPDVLRIQLDGFENGNEEKLIKYSKKSRNIFYVIKNKDKIVGYCVYYLKPVLSLRGFEKQSVISSIATDKNFRGRGFAERLLKGSIEEMKVNGISVILLYVNVNNLPAIRLYEKTGFRIIKQVENICGQNEKCYQMGLRLA; the protein is encoded by the coding sequence ATGGATCTTACAAAAATTCACACTAGATCAGTTATATACTTTTTTAAGAGGCTACTGCAAGATACCGCTGGCAGTCTTCTTGTAAAACAATGGAAGCTGATAGAAAAAAAAGATATTGTGTCATTTGAGGACTCCATGCTTCCTGATGTTCTTAGAATCCAGCTTGATGGATTTGAAAACGGGAATGAGGAAAAACTGATAAAATATTCTAAAAAGTCAAGAAATATTTTTTACGTCATCAAGAACAAGGATAAAATTGTGGGCTACTGTGTTTACTACCTGAAACCTGTACTTTCTCTCAGAGGCTTTGAGAAACAATCCGTAATATCCTCAATTGCAACGGATAAAAATTTTAGAGGCAGAGGGTTTGCTGAGAGATTATTAAAGGGCAGCATTGAAGAAATGAAGGTAAACGGAATATCCGTCATTCTCTTATATGTCAATGTAAATAATCTTCCTGCTATAAGATTATACGAAAAAACTGGCTTTCGCATAATTAAACAGGTAGAAAACATATGCGGCCAGAATGAAAAATGTTATCAGATGGGGTTGAGACTCGCTTGA
- a CDS encoding calcium/sodium antiporter, which produces MPVINILVFLAGLVLLVRGADLFVLTSSRIARRFGVSEFVIGLTLVSIGTSIPELASSLAASFQQASGIIMGNILGSNIANIGLIAGTAALLMNIRTEEVMLRRDGYIMLFSSFLLFLFMLDFKISRLEALIFILLYLIYLLFLFEKVKKHEGDIYFKDFMIYIIKFEYIFDLISRINLQARKSREEKQGAVNKTERKNGTEKRTITESETESVTEEYEDIDIDVTEEHLQETSLLTEFFKLIASLAAIIIGANYFVEEAIFFALLLDVPETIIGISLVAVGTSIPELMVTVSAARSDYGGIALGNVIGSNISNILLILGCSGLVHPIMTTSIDIYYVAPFLLIISTLFLLFIRTGWKVKRLEGFVMLLLYLGFMIRIVGMG; this is translated from the coding sequence GTGCCTGTAATTAATATTCTTGTATTTCTTGCCGGGCTAGTATTGCTCGTAAGAGGAGCAGACCTTTTCGTATTAACTTCATCCCGAATTGCAAGAAGGTTCGGCGTATCCGAATTCGTAATAGGATTGACTCTTGTATCTATAGGCACGTCGATACCTGAACTTGCATCCTCCCTTGCGGCATCTTTTCAGCAGGCAAGCGGAATAATCATGGGCAATATACTTGGGTCAAACATTGCAAATATAGGGCTGATTGCTGGTACGGCTGCTCTCCTGATGAATATCAGAACTGAAGAAGTCATGCTGAGAAGGGACGGCTATATAATGTTATTCTCTTCTTTTCTTCTTTTCCTTTTTATGCTTGACTTTAAAATTTCGAGGCTAGAAGCCTTAATTTTTATTTTATTATACCTCATCTATCTTTTGTTCCTGTTTGAAAAAGTGAAAAAGCACGAAGGGGATATTTATTTTAAAGATTTTATGATTTATATAATCAAATTCGAATATATTTTTGATCTAATATCAAGAATTAACCTCCAGGCCCGGAAGTCCCGAGAAGAAAAGCAGGGAGCAGTAAACAAAACTGAAAGGAAAAACGGAACCGAAAAGAGAACTATAACCGAATCAGAGACCGAATCCGTAACCGAGGAATATGAAGATATTGATATCGATGTTACAGAAGAACATCTTCAAGAAACCAGCCTTTTAACAGAATTCTTCAAGCTTATTGCAAGCTTAGCTGCAATCATAATTGGGGCAAATTACTTTGTTGAAGAGGCAATCTTCTTTGCTCTGCTGCTCGATGTTCCGGAGACAATTATAGGGATCAGCCTTGTTGCGGTTGGGACATCAATTCCAGAACTTATGGTAACTGTCTCGGCAGCGCGGAGCGATTACGGTGGAATTGCCCTTGGAAATGTAATAGGATCAAATATTTCGAATATACTTTTGATTCTAGGCTGTTCAGGGCTTGTCCATCCTATAATGACAACCAGCATCGACATTTATTACGTAGCACCGTTTTTGCTGATAATAAGCACCCTGTTCCTCTTATTTATCCGAACGGGCTGGAAAGTAAAACGCTTAGAGGGATTTGTCATGCTCCTTCTTTATTTAGGCTTCATGATAAGGATCGTAGGTATGGGGTAA
- a CDS encoding MarC family protein, which translates to MITEMITGNVMFFIYMFTSIFVVVSPISGVVTFISLTSKMTRDEKNEIAKKSVTLACSIALFFAITGSVILNLFSISVDSLRVAGGLLLFSIAFDMMHAKISRESITDEEISESQERADIWIFPIGLPLLTGPGTISTVIVLMESTASLEQKIIILVSIILTFVLCLYIFLFSRRIHELIGYNGMLVFTRLMGLLLAALAVDLTSTGLINIFNLTN; encoded by the coding sequence ATGATAACTGAGATGATAACTGGCAACGTTATGTTCTTCATCTATATGTTTACATCTATCTTCGTAGTTGTTAGCCCAATAAGTGGGGTAGTAACTTTCATTTCCCTGACCAGCAAAATGACTCGTGACGAGAAGAACGAGATTGCAAAAAAATCAGTTACACTTGCATGTTCAATTGCCCTCTTTTTTGCAATAACAGGAAGTGTAATACTTAATCTCTTTAGCATTAGCGTCGATTCACTGCGGGTTGCAGGTGGGCTCCTACTCTTCAGCATTGCCTTTGATATGATGCATGCGAAGATTTCAAGAGAAAGCATAACCGATGAAGAGATCTCAGAGTCTCAGGAACGCGCAGATATCTGGATCTTTCCTATAGGTCTCCCGCTTCTGACAGGCCCGGGTACTATCAGCACTGTAATTGTCCTGATGGAAAGTACAGCAAGTCTCGAGCAAAAAATAATAATTCTTGTATCGATTATACTGACATTTGTACTTTGTCTGTATATCTTCCTTTTCTCAAGAAGAATTCATGAGTTAATAGGATATAACGGAATGCTGGTCTTTACAAGGCTTATGGGACTTCTGCTTGCAGCCCTTGCAGTAGACCTGACTTCAACAGGACTAATAAATATTTTTAATTTAACAAATTAA
- a CDS encoding AlbA family DNA-binding domain-containing protein, with protein MIEKIVNTVCSEYGLRLTSLSELTLKVNLPDASLERGFIEQDNSLYLPLNEERQAFSSLSDVEVEFRAYIQFVLNPERVSAEYLADFFNNSLGMRIRKAWIRTDFIRESESQFNLHESVLDSLHGSVEAPSRRTRFSGEYGFPETAPITGGFAGRDSVEDICTELDGSIDLFPGQAASIPARNSQSIETGIDFLMHSKLYLPDLQAQIKILEIKDLTETLISQLTLFKHRLSTYPKNLTHIQEKLELINEAIKLANDSDYILELIRRGEGKKLEFKSTLRMNLMTGKPDWSVEHAVLKTIVAYVNTDGGILLVGVSNTGEVLGIESDNFLNEDKFLLHFKQLLKQHIGLAYASLIDYALVPVNGKKILKIDCQKSDDPVFLKSGKEEEFYIRIGPSSERLTGSDLLEYVNRRYGRSRIN; from the coding sequence ATGATTGAGAAAATAGTAAATACCGTATGCAGTGAGTATGGCCTGAGATTAACCAGTCTCTCAGAGCTTACTTTAAAAGTTAACCTGCCAGATGCAAGTCTTGAAAGAGGTTTTATTGAACAGGATAACTCCCTCTATCTTCCTCTCAATGAGGAAAGACAGGCGTTCTCTTCGCTTTCCGATGTGGAAGTTGAATTTCGGGCTTATATCCAGTTTGTACTCAATCCCGAAAGAGTAAGTGCGGAATATCTTGCAGATTTTTTCAATAATTCTCTGGGCATGAGAATTCGAAAAGCCTGGATAAGGACGGATTTTATCAGGGAATCAGAGAGCCAGTTTAACCTGCATGAGTCGGTTCTTGACTCTTTGCATGGATCAGTGGAAGCTCCCAGCCGAAGGACCAGGTTTTCAGGAGAATACGGGTTTCCTGAAACAGCTCCCATTACAGGTGGGTTTGCAGGCAGGGATTCTGTGGAGGATATATGTACAGAGCTTGATGGAAGCATTGATTTGTTTCCAGGTCAGGCAGCTTCCATTCCTGCCAGAAATTCGCAGTCCATAGAGACCGGTATCGATTTTCTTATGCACAGTAAACTGTACCTGCCTGATTTGCAGGCACAGATTAAAATCCTTGAAATTAAGGACCTCACAGAGACACTCATTTCCCAGCTTACCCTTTTCAAGCACAGGCTCTCGACTTATCCTAAGAATCTCACACACATTCAAGAGAAGCTTGAGCTTATCAACGAGGCTATCAAGCTTGCAAACGACTCAGACTACATCCTGGAATTGATCCGCAGGGGAGAAGGTAAGAAACTGGAATTCAAGTCCACCCTTCGCATGAATCTTATGACCGGCAAGCCGGATTGGAGTGTTGAACATGCAGTGTTGAAAACAATTGTTGCCTATGTTAATACCGATGGCGGCATTTTGCTTGTAGGAGTCTCAAATACCGGAGAAGTACTGGGGATCGAAAGCGATAATTTCCTCAATGAAGACAAGTTTCTCCTCCATTTCAAACAGCTCCTCAAACAGCACATAGGTCTTGCTTATGCTTCACTTATCGATTATGCTCTTGTACCTGTTAACGGCAAGAAAATCCTGAAGATAGACTGTCAAAAGAGTGACGACCCTGTGTTTTTAAAATCAGGCAAAGAAGAAGAATTTTATATCCGGATAGGCCCCTCCAGCGAAAGACTCACAGGCAGTGACTTGCTTGAGTACGTTAACCGGCGGTATGGTAGAAGCCGAATTAACTGA
- the ppsA gene encoding phosphoenolpyruvate synthase encodes MFEKENKYIRWFEETTIDDIPLVGGKNASLGEMYRELTKKGVKIPNGFSVTADAYWHTLEAGGILDKLKRTMEGLDTSNIADLARRGKAARDLILGAGIPDDLWEEIKAAYDRLCEQYGEDTDVAVRSSATAEDLPTASFAGQQETYLNIRGYPALRDACIRCFASLFTDRAISYRVTNNFDHFKVALSIGIMKMVRSDLASSGVIFTLDTETGFRDVVFITGAYGLGENIVQGQVNPDEFYVFKPTFRKGYRPIIQKKVGSKEIKMIYGQGGSKILTRNVEVPEADRLRFCINDDEVLKLAEYAIAIEDYYSEKFGEPRPMDIEWAKDGITGELFVVQARPETVQSQRSKDVLETYVLEKRSKVLVRGRSVGDKIASGKAHVIPDISDLPSFKPGEILVADTTTPDWEPVMKTAAAIVTNKGGRTCHAAIVSRELGIPAVVGAGNATEVLETGREITVSCAEGEYGLVYDGILPFHKDTLSLKDIKRPKTKIMMNLGNPEEAFGLSMIPNDGIGLARLEFIITSYIKIHPMALVHPEKIKDPKVLQEIEQLTQGYRKEDYFVEQLAQGVGTIAAAFYPKPVVVRMSDFKTNEYASLIGGSYFEMEESNPMIGFRGASRYFDERYREGYALECRAMKKVRDEMGLTNLILMIPFCRTVEEARKVIAEMEKNGLKRGENGLQVYVMCEIPNNVLLIDEFSEFFDGFSIGSNDLTQLTLGVDRDSELLAGEFDERDPGVMKIMSMAVQGAKRNGKHSGICGQAPSDFPEIAEFLVREGIDSISLNPDSVMKITLKVLETEKELGP; translated from the coding sequence ATGTTTGAGAAAGAAAACAAATACATCCGCTGGTTTGAAGAGACCACGATTGATGACATCCCGCTTGTGGGCGGGAAGAATGCTTCGCTTGGGGAGATGTATAGGGAGCTTACCAAGAAGGGGGTGAAGATTCCAAACGGGTTTTCAGTTACTGCTGATGCTTACTGGCATACACTTGAAGCCGGAGGTATTCTGGATAAACTTAAAAGAACAATGGAAGGGCTCGATACCTCAAACATTGCAGACCTTGCAAGAAGGGGAAAAGCTGCAAGAGACCTAATTCTTGGGGCTGGAATCCCGGATGACCTCTGGGAGGAAATTAAAGCCGCTTACGACCGCCTCTGTGAGCAATACGGGGAAGATACGGATGTAGCAGTGAGGAGTTCAGCGACGGCTGAGGATCTTCCCACAGCTTCTTTTGCAGGTCAGCAGGAGACTTATTTGAATATCCGGGGCTATCCCGCGCTTCGTGACGCCTGTATCCGCTGTTTTGCTTCACTCTTTACAGATAGGGCTATTTCCTACCGTGTAACCAACAATTTTGACCATTTTAAAGTAGCTCTCTCCATAGGAATTATGAAGATGGTCAGGTCGGATCTGGCTTCCAGCGGGGTTATCTTTACCCTGGACACGGAGACTGGTTTTAGGGACGTGGTTTTCATCACAGGCGCATACGGGCTCGGGGAAAATATCGTTCAAGGGCAGGTTAACCCTGATGAGTTCTATGTCTTCAAACCGACATTCAGGAAAGGATACAGACCGATTATCCAGAAAAAGGTAGGGAGCAAGGAAATCAAGATGATCTATGGCCAGGGCGGCTCCAAAATACTTACCCGCAACGTTGAGGTTCCCGAGGCTGACAGGCTGCGATTCTGTATCAATGACGACGAAGTGCTCAAACTTGCCGAGTATGCAATAGCCATAGAAGACTATTACTCTGAAAAGTTCGGGGAACCCAGGCCAATGGATATTGAATGGGCAAAAGATGGCATAACAGGGGAACTCTTCGTAGTGCAGGCAAGGCCAGAAACGGTCCAGTCCCAGCGGAGCAAAGATGTCCTTGAAACCTATGTGCTTGAAAAAAGATCAAAAGTCCTTGTGAGGGGCAGGAGCGTAGGCGACAAGATTGCATCGGGAAAAGCGCATGTAATTCCAGATATCTCAGACCTGCCTTCTTTTAAACCCGGGGAGATTCTGGTTGCGGATACCACAACTCCGGATTGGGAGCCTGTAATGAAAACCGCGGCTGCTATTGTTACAAACAAAGGAGGAAGAACCTGCCACGCAGCTATTGTCAGTCGGGAACTCGGGATTCCTGCTGTTGTGGGAGCAGGCAATGCAACTGAGGTGCTTGAGACAGGCAGGGAGATCACGGTGAGCTGTGCCGAAGGCGAATATGGGCTTGTATATGACGGTATTCTTCCTTTCCATAAAGACACTCTTAGCCTGAAAGACATAAAACGCCCGAAAACCAAGATTATGATGAATCTGGGAAATCCGGAAGAGGCTTTTGGTCTTTCCATGATCCCAAACGACGGGATAGGGCTTGCGAGGCTTGAATTCATCATTACAAGCTATATAAAGATCCATCCTATGGCGCTTGTGCACCCTGAGAAGATCAAAGACCCTAAAGTCCTTCAGGAAATTGAACAGCTTACTCAGGGCTACAGGAAAGAAGATTACTTTGTCGAACAGCTTGCTCAGGGAGTTGGGACTATTGCTGCGGCTTTCTATCCGAAGCCTGTTGTAGTCCGTATGAGCGATTTCAAGACCAATGAATATGCAAGCCTTATAGGGGGCAGTTATTTCGAAATGGAGGAAAGCAATCCCATGATAGGGTTCAGGGGAGCTTCCCGCTACTTCGATGAACGCTACAGGGAGGGATATGCCCTTGAGTGCAGAGCTATGAAAAAAGTCAGGGATGAAATGGGGCTTACAAATCTTATTCTTATGATTCCCTTCTGCAGGACGGTTGAAGAGGCAAGGAAGGTTATTGCCGAAATGGAGAAAAATGGGCTCAAAAGAGGAGAAAACGGACTTCAGGTCTATGTTATGTGCGAGATTCCGAACAATGTTCTCCTTATCGATGAGTTTAGCGAGTTTTTCGATGGCTTTTCCATAGGCTCAAATGACCTGACCCAGCTGACCCTTGGAGTTGACAGAGATTCCGAACTTCTTGCCGGAGAATTCGATGAGCGGGATCCAGGGGTTATGAAGATTATGTCAATGGCTGTGCAGGGAGCAAAACGGAATGGAAAGCACAGCGGAATTTGTGGACAGGCTCCGAGCGACTTCCCTGAGATTGCGGAATTTCTTGTAAGGGAAGGCATAGACTCCATTTCGCTCAATCCTGATTCGGTTATGAAAATCACTCTTAAAGTTCTGGAAACAGAAAAAGAACTGGGACCTTAA
- a CDS encoding alanine/glycine:cation symporter family protein, producing the protein MELAGIDIFDILTAIDQFIWGPPLLILLVGTGIFLTWKLGMIQVFRLPLALKYVLNSRKAEIGVQGDVSSFAALSTALSATIGTGNIVGVATALKTGGPGALFWMLFAAFFGMATMYSESLLAVKYRTVDANGQMSGGPMYYIRDGLKEKKYSRVLASVFAFFGVSVSLFGIGIFPQVNAIVDSARIAFDIPEVLSAAVISLLVAFVTLGGIRRIAAVAQFLVPFMAAGYVLGCVLVIGLNLEKVPETLALIISSAFTGTAAQGGFLGAGVMLAIRIGIARGVFSNESGLGSAPIAAAAAKVKEPARQGLISMTGTFFDTFIICLMTGTVLIITDSWKGELAGAYMTSYAFSTVLSEIGSYIVTVGLICFAFTTILGWNYYGERCTEFLFGVKGILPYKLVYILIVASGAFLTLDVIWVLADIVNGLMAIPNLIALLALRKVIASETRQYFKKLEAETSNTTKVSK; encoded by the coding sequence ATGGAACTGGCAGGTATCGACATATTTGATATTCTTACAGCGATAGACCAGTTTATCTGGGGACCACCACTTCTGATTTTGCTTGTGGGGACCGGAATTTTCCTGACATGGAAACTCGGGATGATCCAGGTGTTCAGGCTTCCCCTTGCACTCAAATATGTTTTAAACTCAAGAAAAGCTGAAATTGGAGTGCAGGGGGATGTTTCGAGCTTTGCAGCGCTCAGCACTGCGCTGTCCGCAACTATAGGGACTGGGAATATAGTCGGGGTTGCAACTGCACTAAAAACCGGAGGTCCGGGAGCTCTTTTCTGGATGCTTTTTGCAGCTTTTTTTGGAATGGCAACCATGTATTCCGAATCCCTGCTTGCAGTCAAATACAGGACTGTGGATGCAAACGGGCAGATGTCAGGAGGACCCATGTATTATATCAGAGACGGGCTGAAGGAAAAAAAGTACAGCCGCGTTCTTGCATCTGTTTTTGCTTTCTTTGGAGTAAGTGTATCCCTTTTCGGGATAGGTATTTTTCCGCAGGTAAATGCCATAGTCGATTCAGCAAGGATTGCCTTTGATATTCCTGAAGTCCTGAGTGCGGCTGTAATAAGCCTGCTTGTAGCATTTGTCACGCTCGGCGGGATCAGGAGAATTGCAGCCGTAGCCCAGTTTTTAGTGCCTTTCATGGCAGCAGGCTATGTACTGGGCTGTGTGTTAGTTATAGGGTTAAATCTTGAAAAAGTTCCTGAAACCCTTGCCCTGATAATAAGCTCCGCATTTACAGGAACTGCTGCACAGGGCGGCTTCCTTGGGGCAGGGGTGATGCTTGCAATAAGAATAGGAATTGCTCGGGGGGTTTTCTCAAACGAATCAGGACTTGGGAGTGCCCCTATAGCTGCCGCGGCTGCAAAGGTAAAAGAGCCAGCCAGACAGGGTCTTATTTCCATGACAGGAACTTTCTTTGATACCTTTATCATCTGCCTCATGACCGGAACAGTACTGATTATAACGGATTCCTGGAAAGGCGAACTTGCAGGTGCCTATATGACAAGCTACGCTTTTTCGACCGTACTCTCAGAAATCGGAAGCTATATCGTAACAGTCGGGCTAATTTGCTTTGCCTTTACAACTATTCTAGGATGGAATTACTATGGCGAGCGCTGTACGGAGTTTCTCTTCGGGGTAAAAGGAATTCTCCCTTACAAGCTAGTTTATATCCTTATTGTCGCCTCAGGCGCTTTCCTGACTCTCGATGTCATCTGGGTGCTTGCAGACATCGTAAACGGTCTCATGGCAATTCCAAACCTCATTGCCCTGCTGGCTCTTCGGAAAGTAATTGCCTCCGAAACCAGGCAGTATTTTAAGAAGCTGGAAGCTGAAACCTCAAACACGACTAAGGTATCGAAATAA